A genomic window from Salvia hispanica cultivar TCC Black 2014 chromosome 5, UniMelb_Shisp_WGS_1.0, whole genome shotgun sequence includes:
- the LOC125188109 gene encoding protein COFACTOR ASSEMBLY OF COMPLEX C SUBUNIT B CCB2, chloroplastic isoform X3 yields the protein MSSSATSALSLNPLTSGAIHKRNYPSNLTPSSSICCSQNQQQPNLSVLRFTLGIPGLDESYLPRYIGYGFGALLAVNHFLGSDSSSITSAQLRTEALGLSLASFSALVPYLGRFLKGASPITQKSIPEGVDQIFAMSRDIAPGLREDLAWGTYVLLRNTNSISVLISVEDALCVRGYWSVPKFMPKESIPDWFRKQTQKIGLSELKDVMYLQQSAGSSLFNILTIYLGQNICGFCAFMATL from the exons ATGAGTAGCAGCGCTACTTCCGCCCTCTCTCTGAATCCGTTAACTTCTGGCGCCATTCACAAACGCAATTACCCTTCAAATTTAACCCCATCATCATCAATCTGCTGCTCCCAGAATCAACAGCAGCCTAATCTCTCAGTTCTTCGCTTCACGCTTG gAATACCTGGATTGGATGAATCTTACCTGCCCAGATACATTGGATATGGATTTGGGGCGCTTCTAGCGGTGAATCATTTTCTGGGCTCCGATTCTTCATCCATCACTTCAGCTCAACTT AGAACGGAGGCATTAGGACTTTCTCTTGCAtcattttctgcacttgtCCCTTACCTCGGAAGATTTCTCAAG GGGGCTTCTCCAATTACTCAAAAAAGCATACCTGAGGGTGTGGACCAAATCTTTGCCATGTCACGGGATATCGCTCCTGGATTGAGGGAAGATTTGGCTTGGGGAACATATGTCCTCTTGCGTAATACAAACTCAATATCGGTG CTCATTTCAGTTGAAGATGCTTTATGTGTGCGTGGTTATTGGAGTGTGCCTAAGTTTATGCCAAAAGAAAGCATCCCTGATTGGTTCCGGAAGCAGACACAAAAGATTGGGTTGTCCGAGTTAAAGGATGTCATGTATCTCCAACAGTCAGCAG GGAGTTCGCTCTTCAACATCCTTACCATATATCTGGGGCAAAACATTTGTGGATTCTGTGCATTCATGGCGACCTTATGA
- the LOC125188110 gene encoding CEN-like protein 1 → MSRLLDSLSVGRVVGEVVDSFVSCVKLIVTYNSNKQVCNGHELMPSVIVSKPRVDIGGEDMRAAYTLVMTDPDVPGPSDPYMREHLHWIVTDIPGTTDASFGREIVNYEAPRPVIGIHRYVFVLFKQRGRHTVRPPASRDYFNTRGFAEENGLGLPVAAVYFNAQRETACRRR, encoded by the exons ATGTCGAGGTTGCTGGATTCTCTCTCGGTAGGAAGAGTCGTGGGGGAAGTCGTGGACAGCTTCGTATCTTGTGTGAAGCTGATTGTAACATACAACAGCAACAAGCAAGTCTGCAATGGCCATGAGCTCATGCCCTCTGTCATTGTGTCCAAGCCACGAGTCGATATTGGTGGAGAAGACATGAGGGCTGCTTACACTCTT GTCATGACTGATCCTGATGTTCCAGGCCCTAGTGATCCATACATGAGGGAACATCTCCACtg gATAGTTACAGATATACCAGGCACTACTGATGCATCTTTTG GGAGAGAGATTGTGAACTATGAGGCTCCAAGGCCAGTAATCGGCATCCATCGCTATGTGTTTGTGTTGTTCAAGCAGAGAGGCAGACACACTGTGAGGCCGCCGGCTTCAAGAGATTACTTCAACACAAGAGGATTTGCAGAAGAGAATGGCTTAGGATTGCCTGTTGCTGCTGTCTATTTCAATGCACAAAGAGAGACTGCTTGCAGAAGAAGATGA
- the LOC125188109 gene encoding protein COFACTOR ASSEMBLY OF COMPLEX C SUBUNIT B CCB2, chloroplastic isoform X1 codes for MSSSATSALSLNPLTSGAIHKRNYPSNLTPSSSICCSQNQQQPNLSVLRFTLGIPGLDESYLPRYIGYGFGALLAVNHFLGSDSSSITSAQLRTEALGLSLASFSALVPYLGRFLKGASPITQKSIPEGVDQIFAMSRDIAPGLREDLAWGTYVLLRNTNSISVLISVEDALCVRGYWSVPKFMPKESIPDWFRKQTQKIGLSELKDVMYLQQSADSELKEMVPVGTRSLLVQPIREARQLSSSQTEARMGFVLLASGVDYAFTEKDIAWIASIASKFSGIVLSSYL; via the exons ATGAGTAGCAGCGCTACTTCCGCCCTCTCTCTGAATCCGTTAACTTCTGGCGCCATTCACAAACGCAATTACCCTTCAAATTTAACCCCATCATCATCAATCTGCTGCTCCCAGAATCAACAGCAGCCTAATCTCTCAGTTCTTCGCTTCACGCTTG gAATACCTGGATTGGATGAATCTTACCTGCCCAGATACATTGGATATGGATTTGGGGCGCTTCTAGCGGTGAATCATTTTCTGGGCTCCGATTCTTCATCCATCACTTCAGCTCAACTT AGAACGGAGGCATTAGGACTTTCTCTTGCAtcattttctgcacttgtCCCTTACCTCGGAAGATTTCTCAAG GGGGCTTCTCCAATTACTCAAAAAAGCATACCTGAGGGTGTGGACCAAATCTTTGCCATGTCACGGGATATCGCTCCTGGATTGAGGGAAGATTTGGCTTGGGGAACATATGTCCTCTTGCGTAATACAAACTCAATATCGGTG CTCATTTCAGTTGAAGATGCTTTATGTGTGCGTGGTTATTGGAGTGTGCCTAAGTTTATGCCAAAAGAAAGCATCCCTGATTGGTTCCGGAAGCAGACACAAAAGATTGGGTTGTCCGAGTTAAAGGATGTCATGTATCTCCAACAGTCAGCAG ATTCGGAGCTGAAGGAGATGGTTCCTGTGGGTACTAGGTCTCTCCTTGTGCAACCTATCCGAGAAGCTCGTCAATTAAGCTCGAGCCAAACAGAGGCGAGGATGGGCTTCGTCCTGTTGGCTTCTGGAGTCGACTATGCATTTACTGAGAAAGACATAGCATGGATAGCTTCCATCGCCAGCAAATTTAGTGGTATAGTTCTATCTTCATATTTGTAG
- the LOC125188109 gene encoding protein COFACTOR ASSEMBLY OF COMPLEX C SUBUNIT B CCB2, chloroplastic isoform X2 translates to MSSSATSALSLNPLTSGAIHKRNYPSNLTPSSSICCSQNQQQPNLSVLRFTLGIPGLDESYLPRYIGYGFGALLAVNHFLGSDSSSITSAQLRTEALGLSLASFSALVPYLGRFLKGASPITQKSIPEGVDQIFAMSRDIAPGLREDLAWGTYVLLRNTNSISLISVEDALCVRGYWSVPKFMPKESIPDWFRKQTQKIGLSELKDVMYLQQSADSELKEMVPVGTRSLLVQPIREARQLSSSQTEARMGFVLLASGVDYAFTEKDIAWIASIASKFSGIVLSSYL, encoded by the exons ATGAGTAGCAGCGCTACTTCCGCCCTCTCTCTGAATCCGTTAACTTCTGGCGCCATTCACAAACGCAATTACCCTTCAAATTTAACCCCATCATCATCAATCTGCTGCTCCCAGAATCAACAGCAGCCTAATCTCTCAGTTCTTCGCTTCACGCTTG gAATACCTGGATTGGATGAATCTTACCTGCCCAGATACATTGGATATGGATTTGGGGCGCTTCTAGCGGTGAATCATTTTCTGGGCTCCGATTCTTCATCCATCACTTCAGCTCAACTT AGAACGGAGGCATTAGGACTTTCTCTTGCAtcattttctgcacttgtCCCTTACCTCGGAAGATTTCTCAAG GGGGCTTCTCCAATTACTCAAAAAAGCATACCTGAGGGTGTGGACCAAATCTTTGCCATGTCACGGGATATCGCTCCTGGATTGAGGGAAGATTTGGCTTGGGGAACATATGTCCTCTTGCGTAATACAAACTCAATATCG CTCATTTCAGTTGAAGATGCTTTATGTGTGCGTGGTTATTGGAGTGTGCCTAAGTTTATGCCAAAAGAAAGCATCCCTGATTGGTTCCGGAAGCAGACACAAAAGATTGGGTTGTCCGAGTTAAAGGATGTCATGTATCTCCAACAGTCAGCAG ATTCGGAGCTGAAGGAGATGGTTCCTGTGGGTACTAGGTCTCTCCTTGTGCAACCTATCCGAGAAGCTCGTCAATTAAGCTCGAGCCAAACAGAGGCGAGGATGGGCTTCGTCCTGTTGGCTTCTGGAGTCGACTATGCATTTACTGAGAAAGACATAGCATGGATAGCTTCCATCGCCAGCAAATTTAGTGGTATAGTTCTATCTTCATATTTGTAG
- the LOC125188108 gene encoding protein ROOT PRIMORDIUM DEFECTIVE 1 produces MRSIIWQSVKQLTSKTTASRLFSQSTSIPRKQVRVRDHAYDDYMEIQKKVRKVLKFQDLILSQPNAIISVSRLDSISRRIGFKQFESGRFVLKFPHVFEVFEHPVQRILYCRLTRKAAAQIELEKAALHRQIPDAVTRIRKLLMLSNTGRVRLEHIRIARKEFGLPDDFESSVILNHPQFFRLFDADETRNKYIELVEKDCTLSVCEIERVREREYREKGADAEEIRFSFLVNFPPGFKIGKYYKIAMWKWQRLPYWSPYEDVSGYDLRSLEAQRRMEKRAVAMIHELLALTVEKKMTLERIAHFRMIMDLPKKLKEFVLQQQGIFYLSTRGNHGKLHTVFLKEAYRKGELVEPNELYLARRKLAELVLVSPRKARMEPELASYRRDGLDDHTRDVGRDLDDVVDAYSDEDESCSGSDIDESC; encoded by the coding sequence CGACGGCGTCCCGATTATTTTCGCAGTCGACCTCCATCCCCAGAAAACAAGTGCGAGTTCGTGACCACGCCTACGATGACTATATGGAGATCCAGAAAAAAGTCCGCAAAGTCCTCAAATTCCAAGACCTCATTCTCTCGCAGCCCAACGCCATCATCTCCGTCTCCCGCCTCGACAGCATCTCCCGCCGAATCGGATTCAAGCAGTTCGAATCCGGCCGCTTCGTCCTCAAATTCCCCCACGTCTTCGAGGTGTTCGAGCACCCGGTCCAGCGGATCCTCTACTGCCGCCTCACCCGCAAAGCCGCCGCGCAGATCGAGCTCGAAAAAGCCGCCCTCCACCGCCAGATACCCGATGCAGTCACCCGGATCAGGAAGCTTCTCATGCTGTCGAACACAGGCCGCGTCAGGCTGGAGCACATCCGCATTGCGCGGAAGGAGTTTGGATTGCCGGATGATTTCGAATCGTCGGTTATTTTAAATCACCCCCAATTTTTCCGTTTGTTTGATGCTGATGAGACTAGGAATAAGTACATTGAGCTGGTGGAGAAGGATTGCACTCTAAGTGTTTGTGAAATTGAGCGAGTGAGGGAAAGGGAATATCGAGAGAAAGGGGCGGACGCCGAGGAAATCCGGTTCTCGTTCCTTGTGAATTTCCCCCCGGGGTTCAAAATCGGGAAGTATTACAAGATCGCGATGTGGAAATGGCAGAGGCTGCCGTATTGGTCGCCTTACGAGGATGTGTCGGGGTACGACCTGCGGTCGCTGGAGGCGCAGCGGAGGATGGAGAAGAGGGCGGTGGCGATGATCCACGAGCTGCTGGCGCTGACggtggagaagaagatgacGTTGGAGAGGATAGCCCATTTTAGGATGATCATGGACTTGCCGAAGAAGCTGAAGGAGTTTGTGCTGCAACAGCAGGGGATCTTCTACCTGTCGACGAGAGGGAACCACGGGAAGCTGCACACGGTGTTTCTGAAGGAGGCGTATAGGAAAGGGGAGCTGGTGGAGCCGAATGAGCTGTATCTTGCGAGGAGGAAGCTGGCTGAGCTCGTGCTTGTCAGCCCGAGGAAAGCCCGGATGGAGCCTGAGTTGGCGAGCTATAGGAGGGACGGGCTGGATGATCATACGAGGGATGTCGGGAGGGATTTGGATGATGTGGTGGATGCTTACTCAGATGAGGATGAGAGCTGCAGTGGAAGTGATATAGATGAATCTTGCTAA